The genomic segment AAAACTGGTATCAAAAAATAAATCGCTTTTCAATTTCTGTTGTAGATTATTTTGAATTTGATATAATATTAGATGCCAAAAAGGTTATTTTATATATGTTACCAAATATTGGAAATAATATCAAGGATTAATATGATCGGTGATAATGTAAAGAAATTTCGAAATAAAAAAGGTCTTACACAAGACCGTCTTGCAAGAAAAGCCGATATTCCCTACACTACTTTTACAAAGTCAGAATCCAACATTGTTAAGAAACCTTCTGTTCAGACAGTGGCGAAAATCGCCAAAGCGTTAGATGTTGGCATGGAGGAATTAATAAGACAAACTCTA from the Nitrospinota bacterium genome contains:
- a CDS encoding helix-turn-helix transcriptional regulator, with translation MPKRLFYICYQILEIISRINMIGDNVKKFRNKKGLTQDRLARKADIPYTTFTKSESNIVKKPSVQTVAKIAKALDVGMEELIRQTLGKCKI